The DNA segment AACGATCTCCTCAAACATCGAGGCGCGGTCGATGTCTTCACGCAACGCGAGGCGTTCATTGCGGATCCGCTCATCGCCCCTGGCATCGGTGATGTGTCTGGGCTCCCGTTGGTCCTTCCGCTGCCAATCTTCCGCTTGCTGGAGGTCCTCGATATCGGTATTTGTTCCCCACCAGCGGACGACGGCGCCTTGCCCATCGAGCACCGGCTCGGCCCGGACGGTGAACCGACGATATTTGCCGTCGTAGCGCCGCAGCCGACACTCGAACTCAACCGGCTTGGCCGCAGGAAGCATCTCCCGCCACTTCGCCTCCAGGCTCGGAGCATCGCCTGGGTGAACGATCACGACCTGGGTAAGGTCGGTCCCCCTCCCTCCTCGCGTCGGCTCGCCCTTCCCACTGGAGCCATAGGCTTCCTCCGGCGAGAGACCCGTATACTCATGCCAGCGCTGATTTAGATAGTCGATGCCGCCATCCCGGCGAAGGCTCCACGCTTGGGTGGGGACCCTGTCGAGCATCGTTCGCAGAGAATGGTCCGAGTTCTTGGTTTCAACGAATGCTTTCTTCATAAGAGCGGTTGTCCCGCGAGCCGGAACAAGTAGAGCAGCATTGCCGACGCACTCTAGAAGCCAAGTTGTCAGCGCCAAACGGGTGGTTAACCCGCCCCCCTGCGCGACGCCAAGGCCCCCCTACTACGCGAACGCTACGAGCCGAGGAGACCCGGCAACTGCGAACGCCGCCCCCACGCAATCAGGGCTGTCAAGGCGAGGAGCACGAGGGGTGCGGTTGGCGCCGTGTGGAGTACCGTGAGGTGTACGACGACGGCTCCAGCCATGACGCACGCTAGCAACACGGCTCCGAACGCGGTCTTGCCTGGGAGGATGAGCAGGAGCGCGCCAAGCACTTCCAGCGATCCGGTGGCGTAGCGGAACCACTGACCGATGCCGACTGCCTCAAAGAGTGTGACCATATCTTGACCTCCCAGAAGCTTTCCTGACCCAGCCGCAACGAACGCCAGCGCCGCTAGCACCTGCAGTGTCCAAAGCACAATGTTCAGGGCCTTACCAGGCCTGGCAAGGTCGTTATTCGCTGTGCGCATGGTTGTCATGATTCCTGTCTCCTCCAGCAAATTGACGCTCGGCCGTGATGCCGAGCTTCTTGAGCAATTCGATCAGCGTGTCGCGCTCGACCTTCGACAGGCCAAGGGCGGCACGTTCCATGGCGTCCTTGTGCTTGGCGAACACTTCCGTGATGCGAGCCTTTCCGTCGGGTGTGAGATGGACTACCCGTGCGCGCCGGTCGCTAGCGTGCGCCGCGCGCGCGACGAGGCCGCGCTGCTCGAGCCGATCGATCGCTGTTGTAATCGAACCGCTCGTGAGATGGACGCGTCGCCCGATCTCGCTGACCGACTGCGGTCCCTTGTGGAGCAGCACTTCAAGGACCCCGAAATCAGAAATGCACATGTCGAGGGAAACGATGCTTCGCTCCGCGTGCCGGACCATGGATCGATGTGCCTTCATGAGCACTAGCCAGACGTGAACACCCGAGCCGTCGCGTGACCGCTCTCTCACCTCCGGCGCATTCGGCCGGCGCACAACCCGACCTCCCGCCAAGCGGTCCC comes from the Vicinamibacteria bacterium genome and includes:
- a CDS encoding MarR family transcriptional regulator; translation: MVRHAERSIVSLDMCISDFGVLEVLLHKGPQSVSEIGRRVHLTSGSITTAIDRLEQRGLVARAAHASDRRARVVHLTPDGKARITEVFAKHKDAMERAALGLSKVERDTLIELLKKLGITAERQFAGGDRNHDNHAHSE
- a CDS encoding DoxX family protein, which produces MTTMRTANNDLARPGKALNIVLWTLQVLAALAFVAAGSGKLLGGQDMVTLFEAVGIGQWFRYATGSLEVLGALLLILPGKTAFGAVLLACVMAGAVVVHLTVLHTAPTAPLVLLALTALIAWGRRSQLPGLLGS